A section of the Arabiibacter massiliensis genome encodes:
- the lepB gene encoding signal peptidase I, producing the protein MDSGQHAVRQSPGILRTFVGLLVMVAFVFGLSWVLRTFVFQAYEIPSGSMEETIMTGDMVFAEKVSYYLRDPKPGDIVTFQDPEISGRILIKRCIAVGGQTVDINDEDGLVYVDGVPQDEPYTDGQPSYRLQSDVEYPYTVPEGYLWMMGDNRTNSQDSRFFGAIPISSVTGRGALVYWPLNDFSLLD; encoded by the coding sequence ATGGATTCCGGTCAGCACGCCGTTCGCCAGAGCCCGGGCATTCTCAGGACGTTCGTCGGCCTGCTCGTCATGGTCGCCTTCGTGTTCGGGCTGTCGTGGGTGCTGCGCACGTTCGTGTTCCAGGCTTACGAGATTCCCTCGGGCTCCATGGAGGAGACCATCATGACCGGCGACATGGTGTTCGCCGAGAAGGTGAGCTACTACCTGCGCGACCCGAAGCCCGGCGACATCGTGACGTTCCAGGACCCGGAGATCTCCGGACGCATCCTCATCAAGCGCTGCATCGCCGTGGGCGGGCAGACCGTCGACATCAACGACGAGGACGGCCTCGTCTACGTGGACGGCGTGCCGCAGGACGAGCCTTACACCGACGGACAGCCGTCCTACCGGCTGCAAAGCGACGTGGAGTACCCCTACACGGTGCCCGAGGGGTATCTGTGGATGATGGGCGACAACCGCACGAACTCGCAGGACTCCCGCTTCTTCGGCGCCATCCCCATCTCGTCCGTGACGGGGCGGGGGGCGCTCGTGTACTGGCCGCTCAACGATTTCAGCCTGCTCGACTGA
- a CDS encoding 4Fe-4S binding protein produces the protein MSTTTTALDDSMDTAPEPNGKAPSCDAASGEHAAVAGERPLKKPLVRRLVVAGVFLAACAGIVFNLGVGTISSFGWESLAAICPLGGLETMLAGKLFIPRALVFLLLVVAVGAVLGKVFCSWVCPVPGVRSLIDALAHRSPRIATGKAKGEDGAETAEFKVVRPLTRREKRALAKAAGGDGACASSCSSCAACGPRELCARLDSRHLVLGGSLLSAAVFGFPVFCLVCPIGLTFASIIALVQLFGLQTLSWGAVLFPLILVLELTVLRKWCGRFCPLGALMSLASLPNRLLRPRVDAKKCLRGKGVDCRICADACPEGLDPHVAEGMHECSKCRDCAVNCPAGAITFPLRRR, from the coding sequence ATGTCTACCACCACTACCGCCCTCGATGATTCGATGGATACCGCGCCCGAGCCGAACGGGAAGGCGCCGTCCTGCGATGCGGCCTCCGGCGAGCATGCCGCGGTGGCGGGGGAGCGGCCCCTCAAGAAGCCGCTCGTGCGCCGCCTCGTGGTCGCGGGCGTGTTCCTGGCCGCGTGCGCGGGCATCGTGTTCAATCTGGGCGTGGGCACCATCTCGTCGTTCGGATGGGAGTCGCTTGCCGCCATCTGCCCGCTGGGCGGTTTGGAAACCATGCTGGCGGGCAAGCTGTTCATCCCGCGGGCGCTCGTGTTTTTGCTGCTGGTGGTGGCGGTGGGGGCGGTGCTGGGGAAGGTGTTCTGCTCGTGGGTGTGCCCGGTGCCCGGCGTGCGCTCCCTCATCGACGCCCTCGCCCACCGAAGCCCCCGCATAGCGACGGGAAAGGCGAAGGGGGAGGACGGCGCCGAGACGGCCGAGTTCAAGGTGGTGCGTCCCCTCACCCGCCGTGAGAAGCGCGCGCTCGCGAAAGCCGCAGGCGGCGACGGGGCCTGCGCCTCCTCCTGCTCCTCGTGCGCGGCGTGCGGCCCGCGGGAGCTTTGCGCGCGCCTGGACTCCCGGCACCTGGTGCTGGGCGGGTCGCTTCTGAGCGCCGCCGTGTTCGGCTTCCCGGTGTTCTGCCTGGTGTGCCCCATCGGGCTCACGTTCGCCAGCATCATCGCGCTCGTGCAGCTGTTCGGGCTGCAGACGCTGTCGTGGGGCGCGGTGCTGTTCCCGCTCATCCTGGTACTGGAACTCACCGTGTTGCGCAAATGGTGCGGCAGGTTCTGCCCCCTGGGCGCGCTCATGTCGCTTGCCAGCCTGCCGAACCGCCTGCTGCGTCCCCGGGTGGATGCGAAGAAGTGCCTGCGCGGCAAGGGCGTTGACTGCCGCATCTGCGCCGACGCGTGCCCCGAAGGGCTCGACCCGCACGTCGCCGAGGGCATGCACGAGTGCTCCAAGTGCCGCGACTGCGCCGTCAACTGCCCCGCTGGCGCCATCACCTTCCCCTTGCGCCGCCGCTAG
- a CDS encoding 4Fe-4S dicluster domain-containing protein: MNGPVISRRSLIAGSIGIAALLGLGGGVKYAWATERELLRPPGGQDEERLLSLCIRCDRCRQACPLHAIESAGVEEGLLNVRTPKLNFRTHALARTLGTTEYHEVDAGYCNFCDAEGAGGQVKKCVAACPTGALAAFDESYERIGTAVIDPVYCINFPQLGQTPTGCRLCVDACPYEAIVMNDEQRPQVVPDKCNGCGKCEVVCPSASYRALVGVGALEERAAAGNADYAASLSFYRRTGVLPRGINIVVQDQAAEA, encoded by the coding sequence ATGAACGGCCCGGTTATCTCGCGCCGCTCGCTCATAGCCGGCAGCATCGGCATCGCCGCGCTTTTGGGGCTGGGCGGGGGAGTGAAGTACGCGTGGGCCACCGAGCGCGAGCTTCTGCGCCCGCCGGGCGGGCAGGACGAGGAGCGGCTGCTGTCCCTGTGCATCCGCTGCGACCGGTGCCGTCAGGCGTGCCCTTTGCACGCCATCGAGAGCGCCGGCGTGGAGGAGGGGCTGCTGAACGTGCGCACGCCCAAGCTGAACTTCCGCACGCACGCGCTCGCCCGCACGCTGGGCACCACGGAGTACCACGAGGTGGACGCGGGCTACTGCAACTTCTGCGACGCGGAGGGCGCGGGCGGCCAGGTGAAGAAGTGCGTCGCCGCCTGCCCCACCGGCGCGCTGGCGGCCTTCGACGAGAGTTACGAGCGCATCGGTACGGCGGTGATCGACCCGGTGTACTGCATCAACTTCCCGCAGCTGGGGCAGACGCCCACGGGGTGCCGCCTGTGCGTGGACGCGTGCCCCTACGAGGCCATCGTGATGAACGACGAGCAGCGGCCCCAGGTGGTTCCCGACAAATGCAACGGCTGCGGCAAGTGCGAGGTGGTGTGCCCCAGCGCCTCGTACCGCGCGCTGGTGGGAGTGGGCGCTCTGGAGGAGCGCGCCGCGGCCGGCAACGCCGACTACGCCGCCTCGCTTTCGTTCTACCGCCGCACGGGCGTGCTGCCGCGCGGGATAAACATCGTCGTCCAAGACCAAGCAGCCGAAGCGTAA
- a CDS encoding molecular chaperone TorD family protein: MSNATTAAALAPDTLAQLCEVLEDRAEFYLTLAGFYYKPLTQDQIDHMAAQDYSQYAAHADESLLDEGFDDIRRALRKRHTGTRCILATEWTSTFGGAEAYKGRYCVPNASLFLDKSGLTYGRPRNEVSRIFAGQRLRLHDDAGMPESHLCFELEFLSVLSGEIAAHLRAGELEAALEKIDVSQEFIQGHILTWFPQLSELALLMLKTRFYKGVLKITQGYLELDVQTLADVEAEVRFGVQAA; this comes from the coding sequence ATGTCAAACGCCACGACCGCCGCGGCCCTCGCGCCGGATACGCTCGCGCAGCTGTGCGAGGTGCTGGAGGACCGCGCCGAGTTCTACCTCACCCTGGCGGGCTTCTACTACAAGCCGCTCACGCAGGACCAGATCGACCACATGGCCGCGCAGGACTATTCGCAGTACGCGGCCCACGCCGACGAGTCGCTTCTGGACGAGGGCTTCGACGACATCCGCCGCGCCCTGCGCAAGCGGCACACGGGCACCCGGTGCATCCTGGCCACGGAATGGACCAGCACCTTCGGCGGCGCCGAGGCCTACAAGGGGCGCTACTGCGTGCCCAACGCGTCGCTGTTTTTGGACAAGTCCGGCCTCACCTACGGCCGGCCGCGCAACGAGGTGAGCCGCATCTTCGCCGGGCAGCGGCTGCGCCTGCACGACGATGCCGGCATGCCCGAGAGCCATCTGTGCTTCGAGCTGGAGTTTCTCTCGGTGCTCTCCGGCGAGATAGCCGCGCATCTGCGCGCGGGCGAGCTGGAAGCGGCGCTGGAGAAGATCGACGTGTCGCAAGAGTTCATCCAGGGGCACATCCTCACGTGGTTCCCGCAGCTTTCCGAGCTCGCCCTGCTCATGCTGAAGACGAGGTTCTACAAGGGGGTCCTCAAGATCACGCAGGGCTACCTGGAGCTCGACGTGCAGACGCTCGCCGACGTGGAAGCCGAGGTGCGCTTCGGGGTGCAGGCGGCATGA
- a CDS encoding DmsC/YnfH family molybdoenzyme membrane anchor subunit, with product MEVGIQWPLVLFTVIAGAGYGAMATAGVARLANRQNEATRKTALIVVLALLVVGGLMSVFHLAHPERFMGAIANLLSFSGIALELISLAVGVVVAFLFLVFASTGNKAGEKVMAACSIAVGVVAAFLQGYAYFEVAAQPGWHSLALTFGYLFTSLAAGALIYVAVAAFRKDDEAALRLTGILAVALAALAALSCIAYAASLGAAGLLANAALVVAVLTVVCELAAAGLGTWFAFKKRSLPLVVAAAVAALAASIAVRALMWVVASYGFNFIWEAAANRGLLLF from the coding sequence ATGGAAGTAGGAATCCAATGGCCCTTGGTGCTGTTCACCGTCATCGCGGGCGCGGGCTACGGCGCGATGGCAACTGCCGGCGTCGCCCGCCTGGCGAATAGGCAGAACGAAGCCACCCGCAAGACGGCCCTCATCGTGGTTCTGGCGCTGCTGGTGGTGGGCGGCTTGATGAGCGTGTTCCACCTGGCGCACCCCGAGCGCTTCATGGGCGCCATCGCCAACCTGCTGTCGTTTTCGGGCATCGCCCTCGAGCTCATCAGCCTGGCGGTGGGCGTGGTGGTCGCCTTCCTGTTCCTGGTGTTCGCATCCACGGGCAACAAGGCGGGCGAGAAGGTCATGGCGGCGTGCTCCATCGCGGTGGGCGTGGTGGCCGCGTTCCTGCAGGGCTACGCGTACTTCGAGGTGGCGGCCCAGCCGGGTTGGCACTCCCTGGCGCTTACGTTCGGCTATCTGTTCACGTCGCTGGCGGCTGGCGCGCTCATCTACGTGGCCGTGGCCGCCTTCAGGAAGGACGACGAGGCGGCCCTGCGCCTGACGGGCATCCTGGCCGTAGCGCTGGCGGCCTTGGCGGCGCTGTCGTGCATCGCCTACGCCGCATCGCTCGGCGCGGCCGGGCTGCTGGCGAACGCGGCGCTGGTCGTGGCCGTGCTCACTGTCGTGTGCGAGCTGGCGGCTGCGGGGCTGGGGACGTGGTTCGCCTTCAAGAAGCGTTCCCTGCCGCTGGTCGTCGCGGCCGCCGTGGCGGCGCTCGCCGCCTCCATCGCGGTGCGCGCGCTCATGTGGGTGGTCGCGTCGTACGGGTTCAATTTCATCTGGGAAGCGGCAGCGAACCGCGGCCTGCTCCTGTTCTAG
- a CDS encoding 4Fe-4S dicluster domain-containing protein translates to MARRTLVIDLNRCSGCDSCTVACKYENNIQLGSFWNRVLAVGPTGEYPNIEMYWLPMQCQQCENSPCVGVCPTGASYRDPENNVVMVNKELCIGCQYCMYACPYGVRQFNEAEGVVEKCTLCNHLTAKSDGIENINDSFDEEHAVPPCVHNCCCGARYYGDLDDPNSAASKALAAAGGEGSENVHTISDPSGAKPTVRYILNPSVAQWKELDSWK, encoded by the coding sequence ATGGCAAGACGGACTTTGGTCATCGACCTGAACCGCTGCTCGGGCTGCGACTCGTGCACGGTGGCCTGCAAGTACGAGAACAACATCCAGCTGGGCTCATTCTGGAACCGCGTGCTGGCCGTGGGACCCACAGGCGAGTACCCCAACATCGAGATGTACTGGCTTCCTATGCAGTGCCAGCAGTGCGAGAACTCCCCCTGCGTGGGCGTGTGCCCCACGGGCGCGTCGTACCGCGACCCGGAGAACAACGTGGTGATGGTGAACAAGGAGCTGTGCATCGGCTGCCAGTACTGCATGTACGCCTGCCCCTACGGCGTGCGCCAGTTCAACGAGGCCGAGGGCGTGGTGGAGAAGTGCACGCTGTGCAACCACCTGACGGCGAAGTCGGACGGCATCGAGAACATCAACGACAGCTTCGACGAGGAGCATGCCGTGCCGCCCTGCGTGCACAACTGCTGCTGCGGCGCGCGCTACTACGGCGACTTGGACGACCCGAACTCCGCCGCGTCGAAGGCTCTGGCGGCCGCCGGCGGCGAGGGCTCCGAGAACGTGCATACGATAAGCGACCCCTCGGGCGCCAAGCCCACGGTGCGCTACATCTTGAACCCCTCCGTGGCGCAGTGGAAGGAGCTTGACTCATGGAAGTAG